One segment of Cololabis saira isolate AMF1-May2022 chromosome 9, fColSai1.1, whole genome shotgun sequence DNA contains the following:
- the LOC133451525 gene encoding serine/threonine-protein kinase N2-like: MLSTAQQMLQDSRTKIELIRLQIIKVTQVGSSTGGDGGGHHDRSTCGEMSPVSVSPVDARLAELQQYVQRETDALVLAKDVVKQLEGISELDQKALAEAQSRVQESSQKLELLQLSLEKWLKEKQRVSLEKPAEGLDSSGGRLSPPTPRPGCPLSTSPSIFSIRPASLTGKLEVRLLGCEDLMEPLTDLKQETLMITTDDGSPVPCKTDGSPEEVSAVLRLDGRVVGRTSWVAMGRLSWDQMFCIQLERSRELEVCVFWRDQRTMCAVKFLRLEEMMDSSNDNQGFSLEPQGLLFTKLQFINTVVERQPRLRRQRCIFTKERGKNFLRAAQMNMNFATWGHLMMNILPRYTSFTTLSSNRSTTPDLGVSSSTHPAEKEPQTTPSLPREAPVIRLSISEDSPPPVSLDQEENTSDIIPATQKTSCVPALPEKLLSINTTEGSEDQPVSALKMQMDDFEYISVLGRGHFGKVLLAEFKKTGKLYAIKALKKRDIVTRDEVESLMSEKRIFEMINASRHPFLVNLHGCFQTSDHVCFVMEYLPGGDLMIHIHNDVFTEAQTRFYSACVLLGLEFLHLNKIIYRDLKLDNLLMDADGYVKITDFGLCKEGMGHGDRTSTFCGTPEFLAPEVLTDDNYTRAVDWWGMGVLIYEMLVGESPFPGEDEEEVFDSIVNDDVQYPASLPPDAVIIIQKLLKKNPEKRLGAGERDANEVKGEKFYESIDWEALLAKKMKPPFLPSVKQSTDVSNFDSDFTQLQPVLSPPCKPFKLSAEQQQAFVDFDFCALHG; the protein is encoded by the exons ATGTTGTCCACGGCTCAGCAGATGCTGCAAGATAGCCGCACCAAGATCGAGCTGATCCGACTGCAGATCATCAAAGTCACCCAGGTTGGCAGCAGTACCGGTGGTGATGGAGGTGGACACCATGACCGCTCCACTTGTGGAG AGATGTCTCCAGTAAGTGTCAGCCCCGTGGATGCTCGTTTAGCAGAGCTGCAGCAATACGTGCAGCGAGAAACAGATGCATTAGTGCTGGCCAAAGACGTGGTGAAGCAACTGGAGGGGATCTCCGAGCTGGACCAGAAGGCTCTGGCTGAG GCTCAGTCCCGGGTCCAGGAGTCCTCTCAGAAATTGGAACTTCTGCAGCTGTCCCTTGAGAAATGGCTGAAGGAAAAACAGCGGGTATCTCTGGAGAAGCCTGCTGAAGGACTGGACTCTTCAGGAGGACGACTGTCACCCCCAACCCCCCGTCCTGGGTGCCCCCTCTCCACTTCACCGTCCATCTTCTCCATCAGACCTGCGTCTTTAACTG GGAAACTTGAAGTCAGGCTTCTTGGATGTGAGGATTTAATGGAACCTTTGACAGACTTGAAGCAGGAAACCCTCATGATTACAACTGATGATGGTTCGCCAGTTCCTTGCAAGACCGACGGATCTCCTG AAGAGGTCAGTGCGGTGCTGCGGCTGGATGGCAGAGTTGTTGGCCGGACAAGCTGGGTGGCCATGGGCAGGCTGAGCTGGGATCAGATGTTCTGCATCCAGCTGGAGCGG TCTCGAGAGCTGGAGGTGTGCGTTTTCTGGCGGGATCAGAGGACGATGTGTGCAGTGAAGTTCCTGCGgctggaggagatgatggaCAGCTCGAATGACAACCAGGGTTTCAGTCTGGAGCCACAGGGCCTCCTCTTCACCAAG CTTCAGTTCATCAACACTGTGGTTGAGCGGCAGCCCAGACTGCGGCGTCAGCGATGCATCTTCACCAAAGAGAGAG GGAAGAACTTTCTCAGAGCAGCGCAGATGAACATGAACTTTGCTACGTGGGGTCATCTAATGATGAACATCCTCCCTCGGTACACCTCTTTCACCACCCTCAGTTCAAATCGCTCCACAACCCCCGACCTGGGcgtcagcagctccacacatccGGCTGAAAAAGAGCCTCAAACCACCCCGTCACTGCCAAG AGAAGCTCCAGTAATCAGACTGAGCATCTCTGAGGACTCGCCGCCTCCCGTTAGCCTTGACCAGGAAGAAAACACTTCTGACATCATCCCGGCAACCCAAAAAACATCATGTGTGCCTGCTCTGCCAGAAAAACTG TTATCCATAAACACGACAGAAGGAAGTGAAGATCAGCCTGTATCTGCTctaaa GATGCAGATGGACGATTTCGAATACATTTCGGTTCTGGGACGTGGACATTTTGGAAAG gtgctTCTGGCAGAGTTCAAGAAGACGGGGAAACTGTATGCCATCAAAGCCTTGAAGAAGAGGGACATCGTCACTCGTGATGAAGTGGAGAG CCTCATGAGTGAGAAGAGGATATTTGAGATGATCAACGCCTCCAGACATCCATTCCTGGTTAACCTCCACGGCTGCTTCCAGACCAGCGACCACGTCTGCTTCGTCATGGAGTATTTACCAGGCGGAGACCTCATGATCCACATCCACAACGACGTCTTCACCGAGGCCCAGACCAG GTTTTATTCAGCGTGTGTCCTGCTGGGATTGGAGTTCCTGCACCTGAATAAAATCATCTATCG AGATCTGAAGCTGGACAACCTGTTGATGGATGCAGATGGATACGTGAAAATCACAGACTTTGGACTTTGTAAAGAAG GGATGGGTCATGGAGATCGCACCTCAACTTTCTGTGGGACTCCGGAGTTTCTCGCTCCTGAGGTCCTGACGGATGACAACTACACCCGAGCGGTGGACTGGTGGGGGATGGGCGTCCTCATCTATGAGATGCTCGTCGGAGAG TCTCCATTCCCTggtgaagatgaggaggaggtgTTTGACAGCATCGTCAATGACGACGTGCAGTATCCAGCGTCTCTTCCTCCTGATGCCGTCATCATCATTCAAAAG CTGCTGAAGAAGAACCCAGAGAAAAGGCTCGGAGCTGGAGAGAGAGATGCAAACGAGGTCAAAGGAGAGAAATTCTACGAG